From the genome of Amycolatopsis sp. NBC_01488, one region includes:
- a CDS encoding SDR family oxidoreductase — MAKTAVVTGAGSGIGRAVARALLGDGWSVALAGRRASALEETAEGFEGALVVPTDVSAEDSVAALFAAVRERWGRLDLLVNNAGIGAAGTVADLSVEDWKRTVDVNLTGMFLCAREAVRLMRDQDPRGGRIVNNGSISAHVPRPASVAYTATKHAITGLTRSISLDGRAWNVACGQIDIGNAATEMTERMAAGIPQADGRVVAEPTFDVRHVADAVRYMAGLPLDTNVQFLTVTATTMPFIGRG; from the coding sequence ATGGCGAAGACCGCGGTGGTCACGGGCGCCGGATCGGGCATCGGGCGGGCGGTGGCGCGGGCCCTCCTCGGCGACGGCTGGTCCGTCGCCTTGGCCGGGCGGCGCGCTTCCGCTCTCGAGGAGACCGCCGAGGGCTTCGAAGGGGCGCTCGTCGTGCCCACCGACGTCTCCGCCGAAGACTCCGTCGCCGCGTTGTTCGCGGCGGTCCGCGAGCGGTGGGGGCGGCTCGACCTGCTCGTCAACAACGCCGGGATCGGCGCGGCCGGGACGGTGGCCGACCTGTCCGTCGAGGACTGGAAGCGGACCGTCGACGTCAACCTCACCGGGATGTTCCTCTGCGCCCGGGAGGCCGTCCGCCTCATGCGGGACCAGGACCCGCGTGGCGGCCGGATCGTCAACAACGGCTCCATTTCCGCGCACGTCCCGCGGCCCGCGAGCGTCGCCTACACCGCGACCAAGCACGCGATCACCGGCCTCACGCGGTCCATCTCGCTCGACGGCCGAGCGTGGAACGTCGCCTGCGGCCAGATCGACATCGGCAACGCCGCCACCGAGATGACCGAGCGGATGGCGGCGGGCATCCCGCAGGCCGACGGCCGCGTCGTCGCCGAGCCGACGTTCGACGTCCGGCATGTGGCCGACGCGGTGCGCTACATGGCGGGCTTGCCGCTCGACACGAACGTCCAGTTCCTCACCGTCACGGCGACCACCATGCCCTTCATCGGCCGCGGCTGA
- a CDS encoding NACHT domain-containing protein, protein MPTQWTLAAVLAIFFAVAAFLAKQFLGEGAKHLGQRFWPAVLRSHRRTLGKRDLRRYASGVARSYNNHALGFLANTKITVSDVYVPLQHEVDGRREDIYGSIRTQTRMVVLGAAGAGKSMLLKNSMVKWAKEPGAFDRVPVFVELFRRNRGDDSLLDLISDAFTRGGVKKPERFLERALADGLLSVFFDGFDEIVTDRKAEVSQQLKQFAEKWPKCQIVVTCRDAVYDFDLQPDFDQDVRVAGFDDAAIRRFLGLWFKSKHLDDARYEVEQMMSGLRASPAIMRLARTPLLLTMIASLHDADPGLGPMLPNSRTEFYEMAVMHLLRRDSQLGRSRELAIYKAGHKLMALRAIAVQAQGTIAPGTDRRTVSESELLTNITRVLGRFNLEAKHAAGMLEEIVDRSGLLVKVDEGNLLYEFPHLTLQEYLAAMELADSPERLLHLYAGNPHRWRETVKLWCGGANRDCTPVVEQIFAGDDRDKLLALECLAEARQIDEGLAGKVLDHFEAALGQGEAADHLVVAALGTVAADPGPRGTALLARLTRAAREHDELAIEALAASRLRSAVETLSDLADDVPAARMALRSTGELAIPVLAERAKTGSTVAVDDIAVVGTAAAALALVDLLGDRTPVSFTAAWRLAALVNNPDIEEELFRAEPGAALEPRYDWLWAPFNRESPQAINEIMGRVGFLIDKSFPYQAMPPDLGRIDPRLALPIGVLGASRNYSPVDQDWLHRRIRETANGLDFPLRNQPSSRNVLSRLYLSFPDDARKAADLVLDEVQIPRSYRALLDTLPGPIVVDLAHRFSQDSFRITENQWKAVTEDPHEPVVLRPSAWTALTILLLGPYVVGVSRATGTAFRWWPWGPQWLGWVTTIAVAVAIAGLGLSLLAENMIQLENLLDFLSPNGDGDEVAMWTFSAGLALSIPGAAVLAVMTLLGWIGLPMLLTAVGTLTVVTAVLHWIVVRRDRKIANPFRELRKLDESIIRVRSTVISGRDVAG, encoded by the coding sequence GTGCCGACGCAATGGACTTTAGCCGCCGTTCTGGCAATATTTTTCGCTGTCGCCGCATTCTTGGCAAAGCAATTTCTCGGTGAAGGGGCGAAACACCTCGGCCAGCGGTTCTGGCCCGCCGTGCTCCGCAGTCACCGCCGGACCCTGGGAAAACGTGACCTGCGGCGGTACGCGAGCGGCGTCGCGCGGTCCTACAACAACCACGCCCTCGGTTTCCTCGCCAACACCAAGATCACGGTCAGCGATGTCTACGTTCCGCTCCAGCACGAGGTCGACGGGCGCCGCGAGGACATCTACGGCAGCATCCGCACCCAGACCAGGATGGTCGTGCTCGGCGCCGCCGGGGCCGGCAAGTCCATGCTGCTGAAGAACTCCATGGTGAAATGGGCGAAGGAGCCAGGAGCGTTCGACCGCGTTCCGGTCTTCGTCGAGCTCTTCCGCCGCAATCGCGGGGACGACTCGCTCCTCGACCTCATCTCCGACGCGTTCACGCGGGGTGGGGTGAAGAAGCCGGAACGGTTCCTCGAGCGGGCGCTGGCGGACGGCCTCCTGAGCGTCTTCTTCGACGGCTTTGACGAAATCGTGACGGACCGCAAAGCGGAAGTGTCGCAACAGCTGAAGCAGTTCGCCGAAAAGTGGCCGAAGTGCCAGATCGTCGTCACCTGCCGCGACGCGGTCTACGATTTCGACCTGCAGCCGGACTTCGACCAGGACGTCCGGGTGGCCGGATTCGACGACGCGGCCATCCGCCGGTTCCTGGGCCTCTGGTTCAAGTCGAAGCACCTGGACGACGCGCGGTACGAGGTCGAGCAGATGATGTCGGGCCTGCGGGCCAGCCCGGCCATCATGCGGCTGGCCAGGACACCGTTGCTGCTCACCATGATCGCGTCGCTGCACGACGCGGACCCCGGGCTCGGCCCGATGCTGCCGAACTCGCGCACCGAGTTCTACGAGATGGCCGTGATGCACCTGCTCCGGCGCGATTCCCAGCTCGGCCGCAGCCGGGAGCTCGCGATCTACAAGGCCGGGCACAAGCTCATGGCGTTGCGGGCCATCGCGGTCCAGGCGCAGGGCACCATCGCGCCGGGGACGGACCGCCGGACCGTGTCCGAAAGCGAGCTCCTCACGAACATCACGCGGGTGCTCGGCCGGTTCAACCTGGAGGCGAAGCACGCCGCCGGCATGCTCGAGGAGATCGTCGACCGCAGTGGCCTGCTGGTCAAGGTGGACGAGGGCAACCTGCTCTACGAGTTCCCGCACCTGACGTTGCAGGAGTACCTCGCCGCGATGGAGCTGGCCGACAGCCCGGAGCGGCTGTTGCACCTCTACGCCGGCAACCCGCACCGCTGGCGCGAGACGGTGAAGCTGTGGTGCGGTGGCGCGAACCGCGACTGCACGCCGGTCGTCGAGCAGATCTTCGCCGGAGACGACCGTGACAAGCTCCTGGCCCTCGAATGCCTGGCGGAGGCCCGTCAGATCGACGAGGGCCTCGCCGGCAAGGTGCTGGACCACTTCGAGGCGGCGCTCGGGCAGGGCGAGGCCGCCGACCACCTGGTGGTGGCGGCGCTGGGCACGGTCGCGGCCGATCCCGGGCCTCGGGGCACGGCGCTGCTGGCCCGGCTCACCCGCGCGGCGCGGGAGCACGACGAATTGGCGATCGAGGCGCTGGCCGCGTCCCGGTTGCGTTCTGCGGTCGAGACGCTCAGCGATCTGGCCGACGACGTCCCCGCGGCTCGGATGGCGTTGCGTTCGACCGGCGAGCTGGCGATCCCGGTGCTCGCCGAGCGGGCGAAGACGGGATCGACTGTCGCGGTAGACGACATCGCCGTGGTGGGCACCGCGGCGGCGGCTCTGGCGCTCGTCGACCTGCTGGGCGACCGGACCCCGGTGTCCTTCACCGCTGCTTGGCGGTTGGCGGCGCTGGTGAACAACCCGGACATCGAGGAGGAGCTGTTTCGCGCCGAGCCGGGAGCAGCGCTGGAACCACGCTACGACTGGCTTTGGGCGCCGTTCAACCGGGAAAGTCCCCAAGCCATCAACGAAATCATGGGCCGGGTCGGCTTCCTGATCGACAAATCGTTTCCGTACCAGGCAATGCCGCCCGATCTCGGCCGGATCGATCCACGACTGGCGCTGCCGATCGGCGTGCTCGGCGCGTCGCGGAACTACAGTCCGGTCGACCAGGACTGGCTCCATCGGCGCATCCGGGAAACTGCGAACGGGCTCGATTTCCCCCTTCGGAACCAGCCGAGCAGCCGAAACGTGCTCAGCAGGTTGTACCTGAGCTTTCCGGACGACGCGCGGAAGGCGGCCGACCTCGTCCTCGACGAGGTTCAAATACCCCGGAGCTACCGTGCTCTGCTGGACACCTTGCCCGGCCCGATCGTCGTGGATCTGGCGCATCGGTTCAGTCAGGACAGTTTCCGCATCACGGAAAACCAGTGGAAGGCGGTGACCGAGGACCCGCATGAGCCGGTCGTCCTCCGGCCCTCGGCCTGGACCGCCCTCACGATCCTCCTGCTCGGACCGTACGTGGTCGGGGTGAGCAGGGCGACCGGAACTGCGTTCAGATGGTGGCCGTGGGGGCCGCAGTGGCTCGGGTGGGTCACGACGATCGCCGTTGCGGTCGCCATCGCCGGTCTCGGATTGTCCTTGCTGGCGGAGAACATGATCCAGCTTGAGAACCTGCTCGATTTTCTGTCCCCGAACGGTGATGGGGACGAAGTGGCGATGTGGACGTTCAGTGCCGGCCTCGCGCTTTCGATTCCGGGCGCCGCGGTGCTGGCCGTGATGACTCTCCTCGGCTGGATCGGCTTGCCGATGCTGCTCACGGCGGTGGGCACCTTGACTGTGGTCACCGCTGTGCTCCACTGGATCGTCGTGCGACGCGACCGGAAGATCGCCAATCCGTTCCGTGAACTGCGGAAGCTCGACGAAAGCATCATCCGCGTCCGGTCGACGGTGATCTCCGGCCGGGACGTGGCCGGCTAG
- a CDS encoding SDR family oxidoreductase: MERKTALVAGANGIIGRKLVEHLRADGGWDVIGLSRRDGLTVDLLDRADTRAKVGALTGVTHLFYAAYQDRPTWAELVPPNLAMLTNLVEALDPAALEHVSLMQGYKVYGAHLGPFKTPARETDAGHMPPEFNVDQQRFLEHRAGPWTWSAIRPSVVGGTALGNPMNLALVIAVYASISKELGLPLRFPGKPGAYDSLLEMTDAGLLASATVWATGQEGAFNIANGDLFRWRELWPKLAAYFGLEAAPPLRMSLVDVMADKAPLWTAMAARHDLAASYADVSSSWAFGDFVFGWDYDMFADTSKSRRAGFHTYVETEQMFYRLFDEFRKARVIP; encoded by the coding sequence ATGGAACGCAAGACAGCCCTGGTCGCCGGGGCGAACGGGATCATCGGCCGGAAGCTCGTCGAGCACCTGCGGGCGGACGGCGGCTGGGACGTCATCGGCCTCTCGCGCCGCGACGGCCTCACCGTCGATCTGCTCGACCGGGCGGACACCCGGGCGAAGGTCGGCGCGCTGACCGGCGTCACGCACCTGTTCTACGCGGCCTACCAGGACCGCCCGACGTGGGCCGAGCTGGTCCCGCCGAACCTGGCGATGCTGACGAACCTGGTCGAAGCGCTGGACCCGGCCGCTCTCGAGCACGTCAGCCTGATGCAGGGGTACAAGGTCTACGGCGCGCACCTCGGCCCGTTCAAGACGCCGGCCCGCGAGACCGACGCCGGGCACATGCCGCCGGAGTTCAACGTCGACCAGCAGCGGTTCCTCGAGCACCGCGCGGGCCCGTGGACGTGGTCGGCGATCCGGCCGTCGGTGGTCGGCGGCACGGCGTTGGGCAACCCGATGAACCTGGCGCTGGTGATCGCGGTGTACGCGTCGATCTCGAAGGAACTCGGCCTGCCGCTGCGGTTCCCGGGCAAGCCGGGCGCGTACGACAGCCTGCTGGAGATGACGGACGCGGGCTTGCTGGCTTCGGCCACGGTCTGGGCAACGGGCCAGGAGGGTGCCTTCAACATCGCGAACGGCGATTTGTTCCGGTGGCGCGAGCTGTGGCCGAAGCTGGCGGCGTACTTCGGCCTCGAAGCCGCACCTCCCCTTCGGATGTCCCTGGTGGACGTCATGGCCGACAAAGCTCCCCTGTGGACAGCCATGGCCGCTCGCCACGACCTGGCGGCGTCCTATGCGGACGTGTCGTCCTCGTGGGCATTCGGCGACTTCGTGTTCGGCTGGGACTACGACATGTTCGCGGACACGTCGAAGTCGCGCCGGGCGGGGTTCCACACGTACGTCGAGACGGAGCAGATGTTCTACCGCTTGTTCGACGAGTTCCGGAAGGCGCGGGTGATCCCCTAG
- a CDS encoding LysR family transcriptional regulator: MTSLRQLEYLVTVVDTGSFTRAAEQLHVTQPALSHQMRALEQSLGGPLLERLPRTVRPTPMGRAMLPHARAALADAERARCAARLASGTTAGELQVATVYSMSLGVLPPALRVWRRDRPDVDVRLIEFRHADELRDAMAAGEADVALGPPPPAWPGPVRPLGVEEFVVVLPADGASEDDATGVVDLATLADCAWVHYAPGNGLAELVDATCATAGFRPRAAVRTEQTAAAPILAAAGLGPALVPANVLPARFDGRVLRPSVPVRRTVAAYTRAAPDPLTTAFIETLADHAAV, from the coding sequence ATGACAAGTCTCCGGCAGCTCGAGTACCTGGTCACGGTGGTCGACACCGGCTCGTTCACGCGCGCGGCCGAGCAGCTGCACGTGACGCAGCCCGCGTTGTCGCACCAGATGCGGGCCCTCGAACAGAGCCTCGGCGGGCCGCTGCTGGAGCGCCTGCCGCGCACGGTGCGGCCGACGCCGATGGGCCGGGCGATGCTGCCGCACGCGCGGGCCGCGCTGGCCGACGCCGAACGCGCCCGCTGCGCCGCCCGGCTCGCCTCCGGCACGACGGCGGGGGAGCTGCAGGTCGCGACCGTGTACTCGATGAGCCTCGGCGTGCTGCCGCCCGCGTTGCGGGTGTGGCGGCGCGACCGGCCGGACGTCGACGTCCGGCTGATCGAGTTCCGGCACGCCGACGAGCTGCGCGACGCGATGGCCGCGGGCGAGGCCGACGTCGCGCTCGGCCCGCCGCCGCCGGCCTGGCCGGGCCCGGTGCGGCCGCTGGGGGTCGAGGAGTTCGTGGTCGTGCTCCCGGCGGATGGCGCTTCGGAGGACGACGCGACGGGCGTCGTCGACCTCGCGACGCTCGCCGACTGCGCGTGGGTGCACTACGCGCCGGGCAACGGCCTCGCCGAGCTGGTCGACGCGACGTGCGCGACGGCCGGGTTCCGCCCGCGCGCCGCGGTCCGCACCGAGCAGACGGCGGCGGCGCCGATCCTCGCGGCGGCAGGCCTCGGCCCGGCGTTGGTCCCGGCGAACGTCCTGCCGGCGCGCTTCGACGGCCGGGTCCTGCGGCCGTCGGTGCCGGTGCGCCGCACGGTGGCCGCGTACACGCGTGCCGCGCCGGATCCGCTGACCACGGCGTTCATCGAGACGCTGGCGGACCACGCCGCGGTCTAG
- a CDS encoding nucleotidyltransferase domain-containing protein produces the protein MTWEPASLSEVAELFSRVRTPWWVAGGYAIELAVGHAFREHADVDVLVLRRDQLAIQEALPDWEWWAADPPGTLRPWRPGELLPEGVDDVWCRPSASAPWRIQVMLDETLGDEWVSRRNPAVRRAVADLGGVSVAGIPYLAAEVQLLAKARGTRPKDEQDFAAALPVLDSLQRAWLANALQETYGEHHWLDRL, from the coding sequence GTGACCTGGGAGCCCGCGTCACTGTCCGAAGTGGCCGAACTGTTCTCGCGCGTTCGAACGCCCTGGTGGGTCGCCGGCGGCTACGCGATCGAACTCGCCGTGGGCCACGCGTTCCGCGAGCACGCCGACGTCGACGTCCTGGTGCTCCGGCGCGACCAGCTCGCGATCCAGGAGGCGCTGCCGGACTGGGAGTGGTGGGCGGCGGACCCGCCCGGCACGCTGCGTCCCTGGCGGCCCGGTGAGCTGCTGCCCGAAGGCGTCGACGACGTCTGGTGCCGCCCGTCGGCGTCCGCGCCGTGGCGGATCCAGGTGATGCTCGACGAGACGCTGGGTGACGAGTGGGTGTCGCGCCGGAACCCCGCCGTGCGGCGTGCGGTCGCGGATCTCGGCGGCGTCTCGGTGGCCGGAATCCCTTACCTGGCAGCGGAAGTACAACTGTTAGCCAAGGCCCGCGGCACGCGTCCCAAGGACGAGCAGGACTTCGCCGCCGCACTGCCGGTGCTGGATTCCTTGCAGCGGGCATGGCTCGCGAACGCACTACAGGAGACGTACGGCGAGCACCACTGGCTCGACCGCCTCTAG
- a CDS encoding peptide ABC transporter substrate-binding protein: MRLLAVLAVVALAVTGCSDPAPGRPGVLSAGIREPATLLPADVADQAGRLVTGALWTPLADYDAATGKLTPRAAESIESTDRVHWTVKLRPAKFHDGSPVTAQSYVDTWQAVAASHWAAAPVLTKLLRAREITASTPDTIALTLDRPSGQVPALLSAPGLVPLPASVLASRDWAGFAKAPIGNGPYRLDGAWRPGSGGTLKRVGEGVGKATEIDLRVGDPAAQYDEVKSGTLDLATEVPGEKHDAMHGDFGDDHHATWALPQAGYLAFPVGNPRFADATVRHGFALGVDRAALEAGPLAHQADPAKALLPPADAPGERTGTCRPCSFDAAAGKALLKQAAFPGGATVYFGPSTEAWTRTLVVGLHKALDVSVTAQAKPASGSVDGPSTLDVSLVTASPYELLSTLASESGYADEVFRQNLDLADAAATPEEAGELYRLAENQLLRDLPVAPLWSGHGHAVWSPRVHDVLTTPFTGPVPAGIGVS; this comes from the coding sequence ATGCGCCTGCTCGCCGTGCTCGCCGTCGTGGCCCTCGCCGTCACGGGCTGTTCCGATCCCGCCCCGGGCCGCCCGGGTGTCCTGTCCGCCGGCATCCGGGAACCCGCGACGCTGCTGCCCGCCGACGTCGCCGACCAGGCCGGCCGGCTGGTGACCGGCGCGCTGTGGACGCCGCTCGCCGACTACGACGCGGCGACCGGCAAGCTCACGCCGCGCGCGGCCGAGTCGATCGAGAGCACCGACCGGGTGCACTGGACGGTCAAGCTGCGGCCGGCGAAGTTCCACGACGGCTCGCCGGTCACCGCCCAGTCCTATGTGGACACGTGGCAGGCGGTCGCCGCTTCGCACTGGGCTGCGGCGCCGGTGCTCACGAAGTTGTTGCGCGCTCGGGAGATCACCGCGTCCACTCCGGACACGATCGCGCTGACGCTCGACCGCCCGTCCGGCCAGGTTCCCGCGCTGCTCTCGGCGCCGGGACTGGTGCCGCTGCCCGCGTCGGTGCTCGCCTCGCGTGACTGGGCGGGCTTCGCGAAGGCGCCGATCGGCAACGGCCCGTACCGGCTCGACGGCGCGTGGCGGCCCGGCTCGGGCGGCACGCTGAAGCGCGTCGGCGAGGGCGTCGGCAAGGCGACGGAGATCGACCTGCGCGTCGGCGACCCGGCCGCCCAGTACGACGAGGTGAAGTCGGGCACGCTCGACCTCGCCACCGAAGTTCCCGGCGAGAAGCACGACGCGATGCACGGCGACTTCGGCGACGACCACCACGCGACGTGGGCGTTGCCGCAGGCAGGCTACCTGGCGTTCCCGGTGGGGAACCCGCGGTTCGCCGACGCGACGGTCCGCCACGGCTTCGCACTCGGCGTCGACCGCGCAGCCCTCGAAGCCGGCCCGCTGGCCCACCAGGCCGACCCGGCGAAGGCCTTGCTGCCACCCGCGGACGCCCCCGGCGAGCGAACGGGCACCTGCCGGCCCTGCAGTTTCGACGCGGCGGCGGGCAAGGCCCTGCTGAAGCAGGCGGCGTTCCCCGGCGGCGCGACCGTCTACTTCGGACCTTCCACCGAGGCGTGGACGCGGACCTTGGTCGTCGGGCTGCACAAGGCACTGGACGTTTCGGTGACGGCCCAGGCGAAACCCGCGTCCGGTTCGGTCGACGGACCATCCACATTGGACGTTTCGCTGGTTACCGCGAGTCCATACGAGCTGCTCTCGACGCTGGCGTCGGAATCGGGTTACGCGGACGAAGTGTTCCGCCAGAACCTCGACCTCGCGGACGCCGCGGCGACGCCGGAGGAGGCGGGCGAGCTGTACCGCCTGGCCGAGAACCAGCTGCTGCGCGACCTCCCGGTGGCCCCGCTGTGGTCCGGCCACGGCCACGCGGTCTGGTCGCCGCGCGTCCACGACGTCCTGACGACGCCGTTCACCGGCCCGGTGCCGGCGGGGATCGGGGTCTCGTGA